Within the Achromobacter spanius genome, the region TGGATGACGCCCGCCGACACGGCCCGCTTCCTGGACGCCGAGATCGGCAAATGGGCAAGCGTCGTCAAGACTTCCGGGGCGACGGTCAACTGACCGCCCGGCCACGCACCTATCCAGCTAGGGGAGTTCCATGGCTTCTGTACCTACCGGTGATGCAGGCCTTGCACGGCTGCTTGACCCGGCCTCTATCGCCATCGTTGGCGCGTCCGACAACCCGGACAAGATCGGCGGCCGACCCATTCACTACATGCGGCGCCACGGCTATGGGGGCACGCTGTACCCTATCAATCCGCAACGCGCCGAGGTCCAGGGCGAACGCGCCTGGCCCAGCCTGGCCGCCTTGCCCGTCGCGCCGGATCTGGCGATCGTGGCGGTGGCGGGAGAACAGGCCGTGCAGGCCGTGGACCAATGCGCGGAATTGGGCGTGGCCGCCGCCATCGTCATCTCGGCGGGCTTTTCGGAAACCGGGCCGGCGGGCCGCGCGCTGCAGGACGCGATGACGGCACGGGCGCGCGCGGCCGGCCTGCGCATCGTCGGGCCGAATTCACAAGGCCTGGCCAATTTCGGCAATGGCGCCATCGCCAGCTTCTCGACCATGTTCCTGGAAGTGGAGCCGCGCGACGGGCCGGTAGCGGTCATCAGCCAAAGCGGCGGCATGTGCGCCATGGTGTATGGGCTGCTGCGCCAGCGCGGCATCGGCGTGCGGCATGTGCATGCCACCGGCAACGAGGCCGACGTCTCGGTCTCGGAACTGGCCTGCGCGACGCTGCGCGACCCGGAAGTGGGCATCGTGCTGCTGTACCTGGAGTCGCTGCGCGAGGCCGGGCCGCTGGCCCAGGCCGCCGCCATGGCGCGGGCGCGCGGCGTGCCGTTGATGGTGGTCAAGGCAGGGCGGTCCGAGGCGGGCGCCCGCGCCGCCGCCTCGCATACCGGCGCCCTGGCCAACGAAGACCGGGCCGTTGATGCGTTTCTTGAGCATCACGGCATCTTGCGGGCGCGCGATCCGCAAGAGCTTGTGCGCTACGCCGAACTGGCCCTGCGCAGCCCGCTGCCGCAGGGGCCCCGGGTGGTAGTGGTCAGCAACTCAGGCGCCAGTTGCGTGCTGGCCTCGGATGCCGCCGCGGACCGGGGGCTGGACATCGCCCCCTTGAGCATTGCCACCCAGCAGGCGCTGGCCGAACGCCTGCCCGGCTTTGCCACCACCGTCAACCCCGTGGACATCACCGCGGCACTGCTGTCGAACAACGGCCTGTTTGGCCAGGTGCTGCCGGTGATAGGCGCCGACCCGGCCGC harbors:
- a CDS encoding acetate--CoA ligase family protein, translating into MASVPTGDAGLARLLDPASIAIVGASDNPDKIGGRPIHYMRRHGYGGTLYPINPQRAEVQGERAWPSLAALPVAPDLAIVAVAGEQAVQAVDQCAELGVAAAIVISAGFSETGPAGRALQDAMTARARAAGLRIVGPNSQGLANFGNGAIASFSTMFLEVEPRDGPVAVISQSGGMCAMVYGLLRQRGIGVRHVHATGNEADVSVSELACATLRDPEVGIVLLYLESLREAGPLAQAAAMARARGVPLMVVKAGRSEAGARAAASHTGALANEDRAVDAFLEHHGILRARDPQELVRYAELALRSPLPQGPRVVVVSNSGASCVLASDAAADRGLDIAPLSIATQQALAERLPGFATTVNPVDITAALLSNNGLFGQVLPVIGADPAADMFLLDIPVAGRGYDVDSFAVDAADFAQAASKPVTVVAWQENVAQVFRARGLPVYADEMQAMDAMAALFRLRQLRERGDAAAPAAPQGQIASDPAPGVAGGFLSEAESLALLAQAGLAVIEHAVCGNADEAVAAWRRMGAPVALKACSKKLPHKSEHGLVALGLNDEAALRTALSQQAQTLASLGVRDGVWLVARMQRGLHECALGARMDPVLGPVVMIGSGGKYVEALQDVAVLMPPFDADQVIDKLRGLRIGTLLQGVRGDPPGDIPALAAQAVALGRYVLSAGSRLASIDINPVLVGAMGQGAVALDALVEVNGSGLPAPGLAA